In Pseudomonas rhizosphaerae, one DNA window encodes the following:
- the gatA gene encoding Asp-tRNA(Asn)/Glu-tRNA(Gln) amidotransferase subunit GatA, which produces MHQLTLAEIARGLADKKFSAEELTRTLLARIAQLDPQLNSFITVTPEHAIAQAQAADARRANGESGALLGVPLAHKDLFCTQGIRTSCGSKMLDNFQAPYDATVVAKLNAAGAVTLGKLNMDEFAMGSANENSHYGAVKNPWNLAHVPGGSSGGSAAAVAARLLPVATGTDTGGSIRQPAAFTNLTGIKPTYGRVSRWGMIAYASSLDQAGVLARNAEDCALLLQGMAGFDPQDSTSIDEPVPDYSATLGDSLQGLRIGVPKEYFGAGLDPRIAERVQASIEALEKLGAVIQPISLPNMQQAIAAYYVIAPAEASSNLSRFDGVRFGYRCENPKDLTDLYKRSRAEGFGPEVQRRIMVGAYALSAGYYDAYYLQAQKIRRLIKNDFMAAFEDVDMILSPTTPNPAWKLGAKNADPVAAYLEDIYTITANLAGLPGLSMPAGFVDGLPVGVQLLAPYFQEGRLLNAAHQYQQVTDWHTRAPEGF; this is translated from the coding sequence ATGCATCAACTGACACTGGCCGAGATCGCCCGCGGACTCGCCGACAAGAAGTTTTCCGCCGAAGAGCTGACCCGCACCCTGCTGGCGCGCATCGCCCAGCTGGACCCGCAGCTCAACAGCTTCATCACCGTCACCCCCGAGCACGCCATTGCCCAGGCACAGGCCGCCGATGCGCGCCGCGCCAACGGTGAAAGCGGTGCCCTGCTGGGCGTGCCGCTGGCCCACAAGGACCTGTTCTGCACCCAAGGCATCCGCACCAGCTGCGGCTCGAAGATGCTCGACAACTTCCAGGCCCCCTACGACGCTACCGTCGTGGCCAAGCTCAATGCGGCCGGCGCGGTCACCCTGGGCAAGCTGAACATGGACGAATTCGCCATGGGTTCGGCCAACGAGAACAGCCATTACGGCGCGGTGAAAAACCCCTGGAACCTGGCCCACGTGCCGGGCGGCTCATCGGGCGGCTCGGCTGCGGCCGTGGCTGCGCGTCTGCTTCCGGTGGCTACCGGCACCGACACCGGCGGGTCGATCCGCCAGCCGGCTGCGTTCACCAACCTCACCGGCATCAAGCCGACCTATGGTCGGGTGTCGCGCTGGGGCATGATCGCCTACGCTTCCAGCCTCGACCAGGCCGGCGTACTGGCGCGCAACGCCGAAGACTGCGCCCTGCTCCTGCAAGGCATGGCCGGCTTCGATCCGCAGGACTCCACCAGCATCGATGAACCGGTGCCCGACTACAGCGCCACCCTGGGCGATTCCCTGCAGGGTCTGCGCATCGGCGTGCCGAAGGAATACTTCGGTGCCGGCCTCGACCCGCGCATCGCCGAGCGAGTACAGGCAAGCATCGAGGCACTGGAAAAACTCGGCGCGGTGATCCAGCCCATCAGCCTGCCGAACATGCAGCAGGCGATCGCCGCCTACTACGTGATCGCGCCGGCCGAGGCGTCCTCCAACCTGTCGCGTTTCGACGGCGTGCGCTTCGGCTATCGCTGCGAGAATCCCAAGGACCTGACCGACTTGTACAAGCGTTCGCGCGCCGAAGGCTTCGGGCCGGAAGTACAGCGCCGCATCATGGTCGGGGCCTATGCACTGTCGGCCGGTTACTACGACGCCTACTACCTGCAGGCGCAGAAAATCCGCCGCCTGATCAAGAACGATTTCATGGCCGCCTTCGAAGACGTCGACATGATCCTCAGCCCGACCACGCCGAATCCGGCCTGGAAACTGGGCGCCAAGAATGCCGACCCGGTGGCCGCCTACCTGGAAGACATCTACACGATCACCGCCAACCTGGCGGGCCTGCCCGGCCTGTCGATGCCGGCCGGTTTCGTCGATGGCTTGCCAGTTGGCGTGCAGCTGCTGGCCCCCTACTTCCAGGAAGGCCGCCTGCTCAACGCGGCGCACCAGTACCAGCAAGTCACCGACTGGCACACTCGCGCGCCTGAAGGCTTCTAA
- the gatC gene encoding Asp-tRNA(Asn)/Glu-tRNA(Gln) amidotransferase subunit GatC has product MALERCDVEKIAHLARLGLNDADLPRTIEALNSILGLVDQMQAVDTRGIEPLAHPLEASQRLRADQVTERNQRDAYQAIAPAVENGLYLVPKVIE; this is encoded by the coding sequence ATGGCGCTTGAACGCTGCGACGTGGAAAAAATCGCTCACCTGGCCCGCCTGGGCCTGAATGACGCCGATCTGCCACGCACCATCGAAGCACTGAACAGCATTCTGGGCCTGGTCGACCAGATGCAAGCGGTCGACACCCGCGGCATCGAACCACTGGCCCATCCACTGGAAGCCAGCCAGCGGCTGCGCGCCGACCAGGTGACCGAACGCAACCAGCGCGACGCTTACCAGGCCATCGCACCGGCGGTCGAGAACGGCCTGTACCTGGTTCCGAAAGTCATCGAGTAA
- the mreB gene encoding rod shape-determining protein MreB, which produces MFKKLRGMFSSDLSIDLGTANTLIYVRERGIVLNEPSVVAIRTHGNQKSVVAVGTEAKRMLGRTPGNIAAIRPMKDGVIADFSVCEKMLQYFINKVHENSFLQPSPRVLICVPCKSTQVERRAIRESALGAGAREVFLIEEPMAAAIGAGLPVEEARGSMVVDIGGGTTEIALISLNGVVYAESVRVGGDRFDEAIVTYVRRNYGSLIGESTAERIKQEIGTAYPGGEVREVDVRGRNLAEGVPRAFTLNSNEVLEALQESLATIVQAVKSALEQSPPELASDIAERGLVLTGGGALLRDLDKLLAQETGLPVIVAEDPLTCVARGGGRALEMMDKHTMDLLSSE; this is translated from the coding sequence ATGTTCAAGAAACTGCGTGGCATGTTTTCCAGCGATCTTTCCATTGACCTGGGCACTGCCAACACCCTTATTTACGTGCGTGAGCGCGGTATCGTCCTGAATGAGCCATCGGTTGTGGCCATTCGGACCCACGGTAATCAGAAAAGTGTCGTTGCGGTCGGTACCGAAGCCAAGCGCATGCTCGGCCGTACCCCCGGCAACATCGCCGCCATTCGCCCGATGAAAGACGGCGTCATCGCCGACTTCAGCGTCTGCGAAAAGATGCTGCAATATTTCATCAACAAGGTGCACGAGAACAGCTTCCTGCAGCCCAGCCCGCGCGTGCTGATCTGTGTACCTTGCAAGTCCACCCAGGTGGAACGTCGTGCCATTCGTGAATCGGCGCTCGGCGCCGGTGCCCGCGAAGTGTTCCTGATCGAAGAGCCCATGGCGGCCGCCATCGGCGCCGGCCTGCCGGTCGAGGAAGCCCGTGGCTCGATGGTCGTCGACATCGGCGGTGGTACCACCGAAATCGCCCTGATCTCGCTCAATGGCGTGGTCTATGCCGAGTCCGTCCGCGTTGGCGGCGACCGCTTCGACGAAGCCATCGTCACCTACGTGCGTCGTAACTACGGCAGCCTGATCGGCGAATCCACCGCCGAGCGCATCAAGCAGGAAATCGGCACCGCCTACCCAGGCGGCGAAGTGCGCGAAGTCGACGTCCGCGGCCGCAACCTGGCCGAAGGCGTGCCACGTGCCTTCACCCTGAACTCCAACGAAGTGCTCGAGGCCCTGCAGGAATCTCTCGCCACTATCGTGCAGGCAGTCAAGAGCGCGCTCGAGCAGTCGCCTCCTGAACTGGCTTCCGACATCGCCGAGCGTGGCCTGGTGCTGACCGGTGGTGGCGCACTGCTGCGCGACCTCGACAAGCTGCTGGCCCAGGAAACCGGGCTGCCGGTGATCGTCGCCGAAGACCCGCTGACGTGCGTGGCTCGTGGTGGCGGTCGCGCCCTGGAAATGATGGACAAGCACACCATGGATCTGCTCTCCAGCGAATAA
- the mreC gene encoding rod shape-determining protein MreC translates to MGVRLLVLVVLSIALMVVDARFTLLKPVRSEMSLVLMRAYWVTDLPQRLYEGVASQFGSRTELLAENEKLKTEGLLLQGRLQKLAALTEQNVRLRELLNSSALVNEKVEVAELIGMDPNPFTHRILINKGERDGVVLGQPVLDARGLMGQVVELMPYTSRVLLLTDTTHSIPVQVNRNGLRAIASGTGNPERLELRHVADTADIKEGDLLVSSGLGQRFPAGYPVATVKEVIHDSGQPFAIVRAVPTAALNRSRYLLLVFSDSRSPEQRATEAAQAQEAADRQGAAPEASAQATPATAPTTAPAAATPAAAAPARSTAPATTPAHTTPATPSRSAPATSRERQ, encoded by the coding sequence CTGGGCGTGCGCCTGTTGGTGCTGGTCGTGCTGTCGATCGCGCTGATGGTCGTCGACGCACGCTTCACCCTGCTCAAACCCGTGCGCAGCGAAATGTCGCTGGTGCTGATGCGTGCCTATTGGGTAACCGATCTGCCACAACGCCTGTACGAAGGCGTTGCCAGCCAGTTCGGCAGCCGCACCGAATTGCTGGCCGAAAACGAGAAACTCAAGACCGAAGGCCTGCTGCTGCAAGGTCGCCTGCAGAAGCTCGCGGCGCTGACCGAGCAGAATGTGCGCCTGCGCGAGCTGCTCAACTCTTCGGCGCTGGTGAACGAGAAGGTCGAGGTCGCCGAGCTGATCGGCATGGACCCGAACCCATTCACCCACCGCATCCTGATCAACAAGGGCGAACGCGACGGCGTGGTGCTCGGCCAGCCAGTGCTCGATGCCCGCGGGCTGATGGGCCAGGTGGTCGAATTGATGCCCTATACCTCGCGTGTGCTGCTGCTCACCGACACCACCCACAGCATTCCGGTGCAGGTCAACCGCAACGGCCTGCGCGCCATCGCCAGTGGCACGGGCAACCCCGAGCGTCTGGAGTTGCGTCATGTGGCCGATACCGCCGACATCAAGGAAGGGGACCTGTTGGTCAGCTCCGGCCTGGGCCAGCGTTTCCCGGCGGGCTACCCGGTGGCCACGGTCAAGGAAGTCATCCATGACTCCGGGCAGCCCTTCGCCATCGTTCGCGCCGTGCCGACCGCCGCCTTGAACCGCAGTCGTTATCTGCTGCTGGTGTTCAGCGACAGCCGCTCGCCGGAGCAGCGCGCCACCGAGGCCGCGCAGGCACAGGAAGCGGCCGATCGCCAGGGCGCCGCGCCCGAGGCCAGCGCCCAGGCAACGCCAGCCACCGCACCAACCACTGCGCCGGCTGCTGCCACACCCGCAGCTGCCGCACCTGCACGCAGCACCGCACCGGCCACCACCCCCGCGCACACGACCCCGGCGACACCTTCGCGGTCCGCGCCGGCTACATCACGGGAGAGGCAATAA
- the mreD gene encoding rod shape-determining protein MreD: MVSTRSRNGWVIWVTFVVGLLLCVSPMPQFMEVLRPLWLALLLAYWTLSVPHKVGMTTAWVLGLAQDVLFGTLLGQNALILSLITFLILSLAQRMRIFPMWQQSLVILVVFGLAQLVQLWLSALTGNRQPTLALLLPALMSALLWPWVSYLLRGLRRRLGIN, translated from the coding sequence ATGGTGAGTACGCGCTCGCGCAATGGCTGGGTCATCTGGGTGACTTTCGTGGTCGGCCTGTTGCTGTGCGTGTCGCCGATGCCGCAGTTCATGGAAGTCTTGCGACCGCTGTGGCTGGCCCTGCTGCTGGCTTACTGGACACTGTCGGTGCCGCACAAGGTAGGCATGACCACCGCCTGGGTTCTGGGCTTGGCGCAAGACGTGCTGTTCGGCACCCTGCTTGGGCAGAACGCGCTCATTCTCAGTCTCATCACGTTCCTCATTCTTTCCCTGGCCCAGCGCATGCGCATCTTCCCGATGTGGCAGCAGAGCCTGGTCATCCTCGTGGTCTTCGGCCTGGCGCAGCTGGTGCAGCTGTGGCTGAGCGCCTTGACCGGCAACCGTCAACCTACCCTGGCCCTGCTGCTGCCTGCGCTGATGAGCGCCTTGCTCTGGCCGTGGGTCAGCTACCTGTTGCGTGGCTTGCGCAGGCGCCTGGGCATCAACTGA
- a CDS encoding Maf family protein, which produces MSTLYLASSSPRRRELLTQIGVPFTVVKAPIDETPRPGEASLAYVQRMAEEKAKAGWHSLPQPRAGQVLGADTAVIAHGRILGKPGDEVDALAMLALLSGSTHEVITTVALFDGARMDTCTASARVTFRSIGETEARAYWASGEPADKAGGYGIQGLGAIFVEKLEGSYSAVVGLGLFETAALLQRNGIACWQAS; this is translated from the coding sequence ATGTCTACCCTGTACCTGGCTTCCAGTTCGCCCCGGCGGCGTGAGCTGCTGACGCAGATCGGCGTACCCTTCACCGTGGTCAAGGCTCCCATCGACGAAACGCCCCGGCCCGGTGAAGCCAGCCTCGCCTACGTGCAGCGCATGGCCGAAGAAAAGGCCAAGGCAGGCTGGCACTCGCTGCCGCAGCCGCGCGCCGGCCAGGTGCTGGGTGCGGACACGGCCGTGATCGCCCACGGGCGCATACTCGGCAAGCCCGGCGATGAAGTCGACGCTCTGGCGATGCTGGCGCTGTTGTCCGGCAGTACTCATGAGGTGATAACCACCGTGGCGCTGTTCGACGGGGCGCGGATGGACACCTGCACCGCATCTGCGCGCGTCACCTTCCGCTCAATCGGCGAAACCGAAGCCCGTGCCTATTGGGCCAGCGGCGAGCCGGCGGACAAGGCGGGCGGGTATGGCATCCAGGGCTTGGGGGCAATATTCGTAGAAAAGCTCGAAGGCAGTTATTCTGCCGTCGTCGGCCTGGGTTTGTTCGAAACCGCGGCACTGCTGCAACGCAATGGCATCGCCTGCTGGCAAGCGTCCTGA
- the rng gene encoding ribonuclease G, with product MSEEILINITPMESRVAVVENGVLQEVHVERTQRRGIVGNIYKGKVVRVLPGMQAAFIDIGLDRAAFIHASEISLREGSTLETISALVHEGQSLVVQVTKDPIGSKGARLTTQLSIPSRYLVYMPRTRHVGISLKIEHEAERERLKKVVADCVEKEGIQEVGGFILRTAAEGAGAEEILMDIRYLRRLWDQINAQIQTVGAPTEIYEDLGLALRTLRDLVNPKIEKIRIDSRETFQRTTQFVAELMPEIADRLEHYPGERPIFDLYGVEDEIQRALDRKVPLKSGGYLVVDPAEAMTTIDVNTGAFVGHRNLEETIFKTNLEAATAIARQLRLRNIGGIIIIDFIDMEDEEHQRQVLRTLEKQLERDHAKTNIIGITELGLVQMTRKRTRESLEQVLCEPCICCQGRGKLKTPETVCYEIFREILREARAYQAEGYRVLANQKVVDRLLDEESGNVAELEAFIGRTIRFQVESMYSQEQYDVVLL from the coding sequence ATGAGCGAAGAGATTCTGATCAACATAACGCCGATGGAATCGCGCGTGGCCGTGGTGGAAAACGGTGTGTTGCAAGAGGTTCACGTCGAACGCACCCAGCGTCGCGGGATCGTCGGCAATATCTACAAGGGCAAAGTCGTGCGCGTGCTGCCCGGCATGCAGGCCGCGTTCATCGACATCGGCCTGGACCGGGCCGCGTTCATCCATGCCTCGGAAATCTCCCTGCGCGAAGGCTCGACCCTGGAAACCATCAGCGCCCTGGTCCATGAAGGGCAGAGCCTGGTGGTGCAAGTCACCAAGGACCCGATCGGTTCCAAGGGCGCACGCCTGACCACCCAGTTGTCGATTCCTTCGCGCTACCTGGTGTACATGCCACGTACCCGGCACGTCGGCATTTCCCTGAAGATCGAACACGAAGCCGAGCGCGAACGCCTGAAGAAGGTCGTGGCCGACTGCGTCGAGAAAGAAGGCATCCAGGAAGTCGGCGGGTTCATCCTGCGCACCGCTGCCGAAGGCGCGGGCGCCGAAGAAATTCTCATGGACATCCGCTACCTGCGCCGATTGTGGGACCAGATCAACGCGCAGATCCAGACCGTCGGCGCGCCCACGGAAATCTACGAAGACCTGGGCCTAGCGTTGCGCACCCTGCGCGACCTGGTCAACCCGAAGATCGAAAAGATCCGCATCGATTCCCGGGAAACCTTCCAGAGAACCACCCAGTTCGTGGCCGAACTGATGCCCGAAATCGCCGACCGCCTGGAGCATTATCCGGGCGAACGGCCGATCTTCGACCTGTACGGTGTGGAAGATGAGATCCAGCGTGCCCTGGACCGCAAGGTGCCGCTCAAGTCCGGCGGCTATCTGGTGGTGGACCCAGCCGAGGCGATGACCACCATCGACGTCAACACCGGCGCTTTCGTCGGTCACCGCAACCTCGAAGAAACCATCTTCAAGACCAATCTGGAAGCGGCCACCGCCATTGCCCGGCAACTGCGCCTGCGCAACATCGGCGGGATCATCATCATCGACTTCATCGACATGGAAGATGAGGAGCATCAGCGCCAGGTTCTGCGCACCCTGGAGAAGCAGCTGGAGCGCGACCACGCCAAGACCAACATCATCGGCATCACCGAGCTGGGGCTGGTGCAGATGACCCGCAAGCGCACCCGGGAGAGCCTCGAGCAGGTGCTGTGCGAACCCTGCATTTGCTGCCAGGGCCGCGGCAAGCTGAAGACTCCCGAGACAGTGTGTTACGAGATCTTTCGCGAGATCCTGCGCGAGGCACGGGCCTACCAGGCCGAAGGCTATCGCGTGCTGGCCAATCAGAAGGTGGTCGACCGTCTGCTCGATGAAGAATCGGGCAATGTGGCCGAGCTGGAAGCGTTCATCGGACGAACCATTCGCTTCCAGGTCGAGTCCATGTATTCCCAGGAACAATATGATGTGGTGCTGCTCTGA
- a CDS encoding YhdP family protein — translation MVRVSAALGGVIRWALALCAVLLVLLALYVSLGRQLIPLVAEYDAQIEARASEALGLPVRIGSLEGRWNRLAPVLLVHDVQVGEGSNALRLDQVKVVPDLWGSLLARAVRIAHLELGGVQLSAVEDAAGKWSVKGLPQQQDQAFDPQRTLQQLQQVEQLSVLDSQLTLQPFEHEPLTLTYVGLSLRTVEDHQRLDLRLHLPDGQPLALNLEAQVRAEQWRQGRAQAYLNLPQSDWAQWLPNRYTQAFKLDQLKAGGEFWLDWADANVQRAVVQLDAPAFKGARADHKPYAIADLKLQAWMQRSAEGFDVNLGTFAMTLDGKPWQTHVALQQRAATASSQERWSVQADRLELTPITPLLDALAPLPKQVAAIVNGLNFTGALRNVSLDIRPNATGAERMSYAANLENVGFDAYYGAPAADNVSGSLIGDIGQGELRLDSEKFMLHLSPIFEKPWHYLKANARLNFKLDDHAFTLIAPAIRVLGEEGKIAADFLIRLPLHHEAEPYMDLRVGLLDGDGAYTSKYLPEVLSPSVDQWLRTAIKRGAVDQGYFQYQGSLASAAEAHSRSITLFFKVHDVTLAFQPGWPEARKVAGNVYIQDGDVRILADRGQILDTKVSDVSVSVPHVPVGQESHLYVSGNFDGGLADGLKVLQTAPIGTADIFAGWQGEGPLKGKLDLDIPLVKGREPKVVVDFSTRAARLKIKSPELTLSQLGGTFRFDFDKGLSGEGITAQAFDQPVTAQISAEGKPGAPLTRIVANSQIPVKRLVDWLHVKQAVPASGDIAYQLQLKLGADSELRVDSDLKGVDIDLPEPFGKTRDQARPTAFVMNLQGRERRFDVTYADLASFAYTSPPDDLASGRGELLVGTGTPQLPTTQGLRVRGALQTLDLEPWQRQAQNYTGGDPGGTASQVINAVDLRIGTLKGFGQQLDQAHVQLNRSPSAWHLALASQQITGKVDVPDGKATPINVDLDTVRLPPIDPNAVKADNPVEAPDPLANVDPRKIPAVNVRIRQLLQGDELLGTWSLKLRPTAKGVALNDLDLGLKGLMLQGAATWEGAPGASSTWFRGRLQGKNLADVLQAWKFAPTVTSESFHLDADGRWPGSPAWVGLKRFSGNLDATLRDGQFVEVEGAAQALRVFGLLNFNAIGRRLRLDFSDVLGKGLSYDRVKGLLVASEGVYVTRTPITLRGPTTDIDLDGTLDMVRDGVNAKVQVALPITNSLPLAAVLVGAPVVGGALFVVNKLLGDRVARFASVQYRIEGSWKDPQMTLVKPFGG, via the coding sequence ATGGTCCGTGTAAGTGCTGCGCTGGGTGGCGTGATCCGTTGGGCCCTGGCGCTGTGCGCCGTGCTGCTGGTCCTGCTGGCGCTGTACGTCAGCCTTGGCCGGCAACTGATTCCCCTGGTGGCCGAGTACGACGCGCAAATCGAGGCACGTGCCAGCGAGGCGCTGGGCCTGCCGGTGCGCATTGGCAGCCTGGAAGGGCGCTGGAACCGTCTGGCGCCGGTGCTGCTGGTGCACGATGTGCAGGTGGGCGAGGGCAGCAACGCCCTGCGTCTGGACCAGGTCAAGGTCGTGCCCGACCTGTGGGGCAGCCTGTTGGCGCGCGCGGTGCGCATTGCCCATCTCGAGCTGGGCGGCGTGCAGCTCAGCGCGGTCGAGGACGCCGCGGGCAAGTGGTCGGTCAAAGGCCTGCCGCAGCAACAGGATCAAGCCTTCGACCCGCAGCGCACCTTGCAGCAACTGCAACAGGTCGAGCAGCTGTCGGTGCTCGACAGTCAACTGACCCTGCAACCCTTCGAGCATGAACCGCTGACCCTCACCTATGTAGGTCTCAGCCTGCGCACCGTGGAAGACCATCAGCGCCTGGATCTGCGCCTGCACCTGCCCGACGGCCAGCCGCTGGCGCTGAACCTCGAAGCACAAGTGCGCGCCGAGCAGTGGCGCCAGGGCCGTGCCCAGGCCTATCTGAACCTGCCGCAAAGCGACTGGGCGCAGTGGTTGCCGAACCGCTACACCCAGGCCTTCAAGCTCGACCAACTCAAGGCGGGCGGCGAATTCTGGCTGGATTGGGCGGACGCCAACGTGCAGCGGGCAGTGGTCCAGCTCGATGCGCCGGCATTCAAGGGCGCCCGTGCCGACCACAAGCCCTATGCGATCGCCGATCTCAAGCTGCAAGCGTGGATGCAGCGCAGCGCCGAAGGTTTCGATGTGAACCTGGGTACCTTCGCCATGACCCTGGACGGCAAGCCCTGGCAGACCCATGTGGCGCTGCAGCAGCGCGCCGCGACGGCGTCGAGCCAGGAGCGATGGAGTGTGCAGGCCGATCGTCTCGAGCTGACGCCGATCACGCCGCTGCTCGACGCGCTGGCACCCTTGCCCAAGCAGGTGGCGGCTATCGTCAACGGCTTGAACTTCACCGGTGCGCTGCGCAACGTTTCGCTGGATATCCGACCCAACGCCACTGGGGCCGAGCGCATGAGCTACGCCGCCAACCTGGAAAACGTCGGCTTCGATGCCTATTACGGTGCCCCGGCGGCAGACAATGTCAGCGGCAGCCTGATTGGCGATATCGGCCAGGGCGAACTGCGCCTGGACAGCGAAAAGTTCATGCTGCACCTGAGCCCTATCTTCGAAAAGCCTTGGCATTACCTCAAGGCCAACGCCCGTCTCAACTTCAAGCTCGATGATCACGCCTTTACCCTGATCGCGCCGGCTATCCGAGTGTTGGGCGAGGAGGGCAAGATCGCTGCCGATTTCCTCATTCGCCTGCCGTTGCATCACGAGGCCGAGCCCTACATGGACCTGCGGGTCGGCCTGCTCGACGGCGACGGTGCCTACACCAGCAAGTACCTGCCCGAAGTGCTCAGCCCGTCGGTCGACCAATGGCTGCGCACGGCGATCAAGCGCGGCGCGGTCGACCAGGGCTACTTCCAGTATCAAGGCTCGCTGGCCAGTGCGGCCGAGGCCCACTCGCGCAGCATCACCTTGTTCTTCAAGGTCCACGACGTGACCCTGGCCTTCCAGCCCGGTTGGCCGGAAGCGCGCAAGGTTGCAGGCAATGTCTATATCCAGGACGGTGACGTGCGCATCCTGGCTGACCGTGGGCAGATCCTCGATACCAAGGTGAGCGACGTGTCCGTCAGCGTGCCCCACGTGCCGGTCGGTCAGGAGAGCCACTTGTATGTCAGCGGTAACTTCGACGGTGGTCTGGCCGATGGTCTGAAGGTCCTGCAGACCGCGCCCATCGGCACTGCCGACATCTTCGCCGGCTGGCAGGGCGAAGGCCCACTCAAGGGCAAGCTCGACCTCGACATCCCCTTGGTGAAGGGCCGCGAGCCCAAGGTCGTGGTGGATTTCAGCACCCGTGCGGCGCGCCTGAAAATCAAATCCCCTGAGCTTACGCTCAGCCAGCTGGGCGGAACATTTCGCTTCGACTTCGACAAGGGCCTGAGTGGCGAGGGCATCACCGCCCAGGCTTTCGATCAGCCGGTGACCGCGCAGATCTCCGCCGAAGGCAAGCCGGGCGCGCCGTTGACGCGAATCGTCGCCAACAGCCAGATCCCCGTGAAACGTCTGGTCGACTGGCTGCACGTCAAGCAGGCCGTACCGGCGTCCGGTGATATCGCCTACCAGCTGCAGCTCAAACTGGGTGCCGACAGCGAGTTGCGCGTGGACTCCGATTTGAAGGGCGTCGACATCGACCTGCCAGAACCCTTTGGCAAGACACGTGACCAAGCCCGTCCCACGGCGTTCGTGATGAACCTGCAGGGGCGTGAGCGCCGCTTCGACGTCACCTACGCCGATCTTGCCAGCTTCGCCTATACCTCGCCGCCCGATGACCTGGCCAGTGGCCGGGGCGAGCTGCTGGTCGGCACCGGTACGCCGCAGCTGCCCACGACCCAGGGCCTGCGCGTACGCGGTGCGCTGCAGACGCTGGACCTGGAACCGTGGCAGCGACAGGCGCAGAACTACACTGGTGGCGATCCTGGTGGCACTGCCAGCCAGGTCATCAACGCCGTTGACCTGCGCATCGGCACGCTCAAGGGGTTCGGTCAGCAACTCGATCAGGCTCACGTGCAACTCAACCGCAGCCCCAGCGCCTGGCACCTGGCCCTGGCCAGCCAGCAGATTACCGGCAAGGTCGATGTGCCCGATGGCAAGGCGACCCCGATCAATGTCGACCTGGACACCGTGCGCCTGCCGCCGATCGATCCGAACGCGGTCAAGGCCGACAACCCGGTAGAAGCACCGGACCCCTTGGCCAACGTCGATCCGCGCAAGATTCCGGCGGTGAATGTGCGGATCCGCCAACTGTTGCAGGGTGATGAATTGCTCGGCACCTGGTCGCTGAAGCTGCGCCCGACTGCCAAGGGGGTCGCCCTCAACGACCTCGACCTGGGCCTCAAGGGCTTGATGCTGCAGGGCGCGGCGACCTGGGAGGGCGCACCCGGCGCTTCCAGCACCTGGTTCCGCGGACGGTTGCAGGGCAAGAACCTGGCCGATGTGCTTCAAGCGTGGAAATTCGCGCCTACCGTCACCAGCGAATCGTTCCACCTGGACGCCGATGGTCGCTGGCCGGGGTCGCCTGCCTGGGTTGGGCTCAAGCGCTTCTCCGGCAACCTGGACGCTACCCTGCGCGACGGTCAGTTCGTCGAGGTCGAAGGCGCAGCCCAGGCCCTGCGCGTGTTCGGACTGCTCAACTTCAACGCCATCGGTCGCCGTCTGCGCCTGGATTTCTCCGATGTGCTGGGCAAGGGTTTGAGCTACGATCGAGTCAAGGGCCTGTTGGTGGCCAGCGAAGGGGTGTATGTGACTCGGACCCCGATCACCCTGCGCGGTCCGACGACCGATATCGATCTGGACGGCACCCTGGACATGGTCCGCGATGGCGTCAATGCCAAGGTGCAGGTCGCCTTGCCGATCACCAACAGCCTGCCGCTGGCAGCGGTTCTGGTCGGTGCGCCGGTCGTGGGTGGCGCTTTGTTCGTGGTGAACAAGCTGCTCGGTGATCGCGTCGCGCGTTTTGCCAGCGTGCAGTACCGCATCGAGGGCTCCTGGAAAGATCCGCAGATGACCCTGGTCAAGCCCTTCGGTGGTTGA